Proteins encoded by one window of Lathyrus oleraceus cultivar Zhongwan6 chromosome 1, CAAS_Psat_ZW6_1.0, whole genome shotgun sequence:
- the LOC127126434 gene encoding long chain base biosynthesis protein 2a — MIAIPYLTALTTYFSYGLLFAFGQFRDFFRKIFDWCSSNNLQGYAPICLGLEDFYIRRLYLRIQDCFGRPISSAPDAWFDVVERHSNDNNKTLKRTSKVSRCLNLGSYNYLGFAAADEYCTPRVIDTLKKYSPSTCSTRVDGGTTALHNELEECVASFVKKPAALVFGMGYVTNSAILPVLMGKGSLIISDSLNHNSIVNGARGSGATIRVFQHNVPAHLEEVLREQIADGQPRTHRPWKKIMVVVEGIYSMEGELCKLPEIIAICKKFKAYTYLDEAHSIGAVGKSGRGVCELLGVDTADIDIMMGTFTKSFGSCGGYIAGSKELIKYLKYTCPAHLYATSISPPAAQQIISSIKVILGEDGSSRGAQKLAQIRENSNFFRSELQKMGFEVLGDNDSPVMPIMLYNPAKIPAFSRECLRQNIAVVTVAFPATPLLLARARICISASHTREDLTHALKVISNVGDLVGIKYFPAEPLKQQQGDKTVKFD, encoded by the exons ATGATAGCGATTCCGTATCTCACTGCACTTACAACCTATTTCAGTTACGGTTTGCTTTTCGCTTTCGGTCAATTCAGAGATTTCTTCAGAAAAATCTTCGACTGGTGCAGCTCCAACAATCTTCAG GGTTATGCACCGATCTGTTTAGGACTTGAAGATTTTTATATTCGCCGGTTATACCTCCGCATTCAG GACTGTTTTGGGAGACCAATATCAAGTGCTCCTGATGCTTGGTTTGATGTAGTCGAACGCCACTCCAATGATAATAACAAGACATTAAA ACGAACCAGTAAAGTAAGTAGATGTCTTAACTTGGGATCATATAACTATCTTGGTTTTGCTGCGGCTGATGAATATTGCACTCCTCGAGTAATTGATACATTGAAGAAGTATTCTCCAAGCACTTGCAGTACCCGGGTGGATGGGG GCACGACTGCACTTCACAATGAATTGGAGGAATGTGTAGCTAGTTTCGTTAAAAAGCCAGCTGCTTTGGTTTTTGGAATGGGCTATGTGACTAACTCTGCTATTCTTCCGGTCTTGATGGGGAAG GGAAGTTTGATTATTAGTGATTCACTGAACCACAACTCAATTGTTAATGGTGCACGGGGATCAGGAGCAACTATTCGCGTTTTTCAACACAACG TGCCAGCACATCTAGAAGAAGTTTTACGAGAACAAATTGCTGATGGACAGCCAAGAACACACAGGCCTTGGAAGAAGATAATGGTTGTTGTGGAGGGGATATACAGCATGGAAGGAGAGCTTTGCAAACTTCCAGAGATCATAGCTATATGCAAAAAATTCAAG GCTTATACATATTTGGATGAAGCACACAGTATTGGAGCCGTGGGCAAGTCGGGAAGGGGAGTTTGTGAGCTCTTGGGTGTGGATACTGCTGATATTGATATTATGATGGGAACATTCACCAAATCATTTGGATCATGCGGAGGTTATATTGCAGGATCTAAG GAGCTTATCAAATACTTGAAGTACACTTGCCCCGCACATCTTTATGCAACTTCAATTTCACCCCCAGCTGCTCAACAAATAATATCATCCATAAAAGTTATTCTTGGAGAGGATGGTTCTAGTCGAG GTGCCCAGAAACTTGCACAAATTCGAGAGAATAGCAATTTTTTCAGGTCAGAACTACAGAAGATGGGATTTGAGGTTCTGGGGGATAATGATTCTCCTGTGATGCCAATCATGCTTTACAACCCAGCCAAAATCCCTGCTTTCTCAAGGGAGTGCCTCAGACAGAAT ATTGCTGTTGTGACTGTTGCATTTCCAGCAACCCCATTGCTACTGGCTAGAGCACGCATATGCATATCAGCTTCTCATACAAGGGAAGATCTTACACATGCCTTGAAG GTTATTAGCAATGTAGGCGATCTAGTTGGCATAAAATACTTCCCTGCTGAACCATTGAAGCAGCAACAAGGTGATAAAACTGTGAAATTTGATTGA